The genomic interval CCCTGGGTGGATCGGGTGTGCACAGGTACGTGGAGGGTGTGCAGAGGATTCAGCGGAGTTCCGGTTCCGGGCGTTCAGCAGGTCCGGGCATGCGGCGGGTCCGTGCATTCGGCGGTTCCGGGCGTTCAGCGGTTCCCCGGGCGTTCGATGGTTCCGAGCGTTCAGCAGTTGCGGGCATTTCAGCGCAGTGCCGTGGCCAGCTCGCCCCACAGGTGGGCGGTCGTCTCCACACCCTTGAGCAGCAGGTCGAGCTCGACCTTCTCGTCGGGGGCGTGCCAGCCGTCGGAGGGTACGGAGATGCCGAGGAAGAGGACGGGCGCGCCGAGCACGTCCCTGAGGTCGGCGGCGGGCCCGGAGCCTCCTTCGCGAGTGAAGAGGATCTTCTTCCCGAAGGCCCGGCCCATCGCGCGGGCCACCGCCTTCAGGGCGGGGTGGTCCAGCGGGGTGAGGCAGGGGCGGGTAGACGGTTGGAAGGCGATCCGGTGGCGGACGCCCGCCGGGATACGGGACTCGGCCCAGCTCCGGACGGCCTGCTGTACGCGGTCGGGCTCCTGGCCGTCGACCAGCCGGAAGCTGATCTTCACCAGGGCCGAGGAGGGGATGATCGTCTTGCTGCCGGCGCCCTGGTAGCCGCCGCCGATGCCGTTGACCTCGGCGGTGGGGCGGGCCCAGACGCGCTCCAGCGTGGAGTACCCGGCCTCGCCGGCCGCGGCCCCCGACTTCGCGGTGCGCAGCCAGGTGGCCTCGTCGAAGGGCAGCTCGGCGAAGAGGGCCCGCTCGGTGTCGGTGAGGTCGGTGACCCCGTCGTAGAAGCCGGGGATCGCGACCTTGCCGTCCGCGTCGTGGAGGGCGGCGACGAGGCGGGCGATCTCGGTGGCCGGGTTGGGGACGGCTCCGCCGAACGATCCGGAGTGGATGTCCTGGGCGGGGCCGTACAGCTCGATCTCGCACTCCGCGAGGCCGCGCATGCCGGTGCAGACGGTCGGGGTGTCCTCGTCCCACATGCCCGTGTCCGAGACGATCACCGCGTCGGCGGCGAGCCGGTCCGCCCGCTGCTCGGCCAGGGCGCGGAAGTTCGGGGAGCCCGACTCCTCCTCGCCCTCGATCAGCAGCTTGAGGTGGACGGCGGGGGTGGTGCGGCCGGTCGCCGCGAGGTGGGCGCGGACCCCGAGGGTGTGGAAGAACACCTGGCCCTTGTCGTCGGCCGCGCCGCGTCCGTACATACGGCCGTCCCGGATCACCGGCTCGAACGGGTCGGTCGCCCAGCCGTCCTCGCGGGCGGCGGGCTGCACGTCGTGGTGGCCGTAGACCAGGACCGTCGGGGCGTGAGGGTCCTCGCTGGGCCACTCGGCGAAGACCGCCGGCGCTCCGGGGGTCTCCCAGATCTCGGTGACCGGGAAGCCGGTCTCCTCGAGCTTGGCGCTCAGCCACTCCGCGCTGCGCCGTACGTCCCCGTGGTGCTCCGGCTGCGCGGAGACGGACGGGATGCGCAGCCACTCCGCGAGGTCGTCGAGGAAGGCTGCGCGGTGCTGTTCGGTGTACGTACGGACGGCGCTGTCCGGGGTCTCGCTCATGCTCTTGAGCC from Streptomyces sp. CA-278952 carries:
- a CDS encoding dipeptidase, producing the protein MSETPDSAVRTYTEQHRAAFLDDLAEWLRIPSVSAQPEHHGDVRRSAEWLSAKLEETGFPVTEIWETPGAPAVFAEWPSEDPHAPTVLVYGHHDVQPAAREDGWATDPFEPVIRDGRMYGRGAADDKGQVFFHTLGVRAHLAATGRTTPAVHLKLLIEGEEESGSPNFRALAEQRADRLAADAVIVSDTGMWDEDTPTVCTGMRGLAECEIELYGPAQDIHSGSFGGAVPNPATEIARLVAALHDADGKVAIPGFYDGVTDLTDTERALFAELPFDEATWLRTAKSGAAAGEAGYSTLERVWARPTAEVNGIGGGYQGAGSKTIIPSSALVKISFRLVDGQEPDRVQQAVRSWAESRIPAGVRHRIAFQPSTRPCLTPLDHPALKAVARAMGRAFGKKILFTREGGSGPAADLRDVLGAPVLFLGISVPSDGWHAPDEKVELDLLLKGVETTAHLWGELATALR